From one Cyanobacteria bacterium GSL.Bin1 genomic stretch:
- a CDS encoding tyrosine-type recombinase/integrase: MPPPESQQDRADPLFLATPIPLSDHPAAVYLTSLSSGSQRTMRWALDTIASLLTAGTGNHLTLDWGQLRYRHCMLVRNLLKNRYAAVTANKMLAALRRTLEEAYRLDAMSAADYNKAIAFPNLPLPSQQKLRGRALSASEIDLLLALCEADPSPKGVRDTALIAVLRGTGMRRGELVALEMRDYEAKTGKLTIRQGKGGKFREVYLAQEAKPWLKEWLSLRSQASPSGPLFCRIRRGGHLHPETQMDGGSIFRILEERRQQIEAMEMEHFSPHDLRRTLCSELLEVEDIATVQQIAGHASPATTVRYDRRGEKAKKRAANRVGFRQPQTPSNE, from the coding sequence CTGCCACCTCCTGAGAGTCAGCAGGACCGGGCCGACCCCCTTTTCTTAGCCACTCCCATTCCCCTCTCGGACCATCCGGCAGCGGTTTATTTAACCAGTCTCTCGTCTGGGTCTCAACGCACGATGCGCTGGGCGTTAGATACGATTGCGTCGCTGTTGACGGCAGGGACGGGCAATCATCTGACACTCGATTGGGGACAGTTACGATATCGCCATTGTATGTTGGTGCGCAATTTATTAAAGAATCGCTATGCGGCGGTGACGGCGAATAAGATGTTGGCGGCGCTGCGACGAACCTTGGAGGAAGCCTATCGGTTAGATGCGATGAGCGCGGCGGATTACAATAAGGCGATCGCGTTTCCCAATTTGCCCTTGCCCAGTCAGCAAAAGTTACGCGGACGCGCCCTGAGTGCTTCGGAAATTGATCTCTTGCTGGCGCTTTGCGAAGCGGATCCCTCGCCGAAGGGGGTGCGAGATACAGCGCTCATTGCGGTATTACGGGGCACGGGAATGCGGCGGGGGGAGTTAGTGGCTCTGGAGATGAGAGATTATGAGGCGAAAACAGGGAAGTTGACGATTCGCCAAGGGAAAGGGGGCAAGTTTCGGGAGGTGTATTTGGCTCAGGAGGCGAAACCGTGGCTGAAGGAGTGGTTAAGTTTACGCTCTCAGGCTTCTCCAAGCGGTCCTTTATTTTGTCGGATTCGGCGCGGCGGACATTTGCATCCCGAAACCCAGATGGATGGCGGTTCCATTTTCCGCATCTTGGAAGAGAGACGGCAACAAATTGAAGCGATGGAAATGGAACATTTTTCTCCCCACGATCTCCGTCGTACCCTTTGTTCGGAACTGTTGGAAGTGGAAGATATTGCGACGGTTCAACAAATTGCCGGACATGCTTCTCCCGCCACCACCGTGAGGTATGACCGGCGGGGGGAGAAAGCGAAAAAACGGGCGGCGAATCGGGTGGGATTTCGGCAACCTCAAACTCCCTCCAATGAGTGA